ttccaagaagaCTGAGTTCTACATTGATGTGATTGAAGTCCCTCCGCAGGGTTCCTCTGGGGCCCTTCACGATAACTGTGCGTCCCTTCAGAGTAATGTCGACTAGAAGAGAGAACACACTCGTCAGGCCACACAACGCTTGGAACGTGTAGTAAAGACATACTGAAAAAGACATCAAGTCTCATACCATTTTCTGGAATGTCGACAGTCTGATTGCTGAGAATTGTCTTCATTCTGAAACACAAACACTGGGGGTGAGGCCGACCCAAGGCCCGTTTTTCCACCAAACTACGCCGCACAGAGCTCCACTCCTACCGGAGACTGCCAGGCGGAAGTTCCGGAGACGATATTGGAGGACGGGACACCGACAGCGGGCCCCAGTGCGTCCCAGCCCGGAAGGAGCAGCCCCAAAGCGAGAGTTACGAGGCCCAGCAGGCGAACTCCCGCTCAGCCAACCCTGGAAGTTCTATCCGGGCGGCGCCATCCCTGCAAGCCTGAGGGGCGGGAATAGGCCAAAAAGCCCAAAACAGGATTCGCATCCGGCGCCGCCAGGCTCATATGGCGCTTGCCGAGCTGGGGGATAAACAGGACAAGGTTCCGAGAGTGGGAGTCGCGCCACAGCCTTTCCCAGAGCAGATGGCTTCAGATTCCTAATGCCCCGCGAGCACAGAAACATCCTCACCTTGCAGTAGACGCAGCAAAGAAAGAACGTCTTCCGTCATTACGTACTTGTATCCCGTAAGGGGGGGGGGGCTGCGTATTACGTCATAAGTGCGCGACGCCACGTAAGGCTAAAGCAGCCAGTCATGGAGCAGCTCGGCTGTTTGTCGTAAACGGAGCGACGTGTTATCGACCTGTCCTTTCCCGGGAGTCAGCGATCTCTCAATCCCTGCACTGCGCTAGTTCTAAAGAGGAAATGTCTCTACGCTGCGGGGATGCAGCCCGCACCCTGGGGCCCCGGGTGAGCCGCGGGGCGAGCGGGTTTgggcgtggggtggggggatcCTATCCCTTCAGAGCGCCCACGCCCAATAATAAAGGTCAGTGCATTTACTTCTAGCCAACggcagttttaaacatttttcgtGTAATCTCATGTCATTCTTCCACCAGCCGCAAGATATTGATATAGAGTCTCTGGCATCAGTTTGTTTGAAAGTCTCTCTGGGCCGGCACTGAGgacttattttttgtttagagTGGTTTGTACcctatatttattgagcactgcaGTGAGCACCCCACATAGCTATTCTGTGTTGGACTCTTACTGTGTGTAAGACACCACTCTAGCCGCAGAGAACACAAACCTGTCCTCTAGGCTTTAGCTGCAGACATTGAGAAGTGCAGTAGCAATCGTGCAACACCCTAACAGGCACTCTTTTGAGTTGTCGAAGGTTCTTTTACGTTACCTGTGCAGACTCGCGGATTTTGTAGTGTTCTGGCTGTCTCACGCATGTTTGTGTTCAGATGTAAAAGCCGAATACCATGATTTCTTATGTTCTTGACTGCCATgttcaaacacagaaaaaatgtaacctagaaagtaaaaatgtacatcctggccaatgtggtgaaaccccgtctctactgaaaatacaaaaattagctgagcgtggtggcgcgcgcctgtaatcccagctactcgggaggctgaggcaggagaatcgcttgaacccgggaggcggaggttgcagtgagccgacatcgcgctccagcctgtgtgacagagcgagactccgtctcaaaaaaaaaaaaaaaaaggtaaaaacgtTAGGCTTGGTTTTCCCCCTTCCAGTTACCTGAAACCAACTGAGCATTATTAACCTACTTTTCAACAATTATGCTTATTCAAAACTCGAGAGATTTATTGCACACTTCACTTTAAACGCCCCTGATTCAAGTCAGGACCAGAACTGTGGCACCTTCTTCAGTTATTGCAGTTCAATCTTGTTGAAAGACAAACATGTAGTTCCTGGTAGTGGAGTACATGAAAGTCTGATGTATGTTAGATAGTTCCAGAGATTTCCAAATCTGTTCTAAACTCAGTAGTAAACAGTCAACTCTTACTCTCTTTTAGGTTTGCTTCCTTCAGTCATCTTTTATATTACATTCTAATGCCCTAGAATACTAGAGCTCCTAGTTTGACATAATTTCTGAAACACTTTTTTAGCTTTACCAAAAGGCTTACTTTTAGGTGTTATGATGGGTTAAAAGTAAATTATTCTGGACTCCACTAAATAAATGTCATAATGAACTCTTTCTTTAGGTATTTGGGAGATATTTATGCAGCCCAGTCAGACCATTAAGTTCCTTGCCAGATAAAAAAAAGGAACTCTTACAGAATGGACCAGGCCTTCAAGATTTTGTATCTGGTGATCTTGCAGACAGGAGCACCTGGGATGAATATAAAGGAAACCTAAAACGCCAGAAAGGAGAAAGGTAATTGAAAATTTGAGATAATTTTAACGTCCCATTCCTTTGTTGTGCATTATTTTCAGATATAACCAAGCCCTAGAATCTGTTTTTTATATCAGACTTGTTAAATTTAGCTAAAAATCATTAGAAAGATGTGATAACACAACTAGATAGAACAGGTAAGCAGATGAAATTGTTGGAATCTCTTTTCTCTGTGCCCTTACTATGTTACACTGCCATCTCCCCATTTTCTACCCGGCATCCAACTTCTTCAGAGTAGAGATTATTGCCTTGCTACTAGTCTGTTAGATCTGGGTTACTAGGTGTTGATGATCTAACATGTACTTCTCCTAGTCAATTTACATATGACCTATGGATACCTTCCTTAATTTAAAAGAGTTACGGAATTTTATGTAGAAGGTAGATTGTGTTGAGAGAGAACTTAATCCAGCTCCTTCTATATCACAAGTGGATGGAAGTCATGGAGAACCAAGGATTCACAGTCTCCACTCcaaattttagatcttttttaCGTTGAGTAACCACTATGAAATCTAGAATGTAGAGCAGACAATGCACTGTTGTGATCTTACCTCACTCTAAACAAATAGAGTACTTCTTGGCAGTATCATTCATGAGGGATGAGATATCAAAAACTCATTCTCTTAttagaatagtgtaactctggcTTTGCAAAAAAGGTAGACATGAGCATAGTGCCCTGTTACACTCCATtattggtgttttcttttttttttttattttttttgagacagagttcgctcttgttgcccaggctggagtgcaaatggcgcgatctcggctcacagtaacctccgcctccagggttcaagccattctcctgcctcagcctccagagtagctgggattacaggcatgcaccactacgcccagctaattttgtatttttagtagagacggggtttctccatgttggtcaggctggtctcgaactctggacctcaggtgatccacctgcctcggcctcccaaagtgctgggattacaggcgtgagccacggtgcctggccccattattggtgttttctttttttttttttttttttttttttttttttttttttttttttgagatggagtctcgctctgtcacccaggctggagtgcagtggccggatctcagctcactgcaagctccgcctcccgggtttacgccattctcctgcctcagcctccccagtagctgggactacaggcgcccgccacctcgcccggctagtttttttgtattttttagtagagacagggtttcaccatgttagccaggatggtctcgatctcctgacctcgtgatccgcccgtctcggcctcccaaagtgctgggattacaggcttgagccaccgcgcccggccaattattgGTGTTTTCTAAAGTGGTTTGAGCAAGGCTGAATTTGATTCTGTGTTCTTACTCTTATGACAGAAATTATAAGAGTTATTCTAAGATTATAGAAAAAGTATTAACTAGGAATTGTAATAGAAGAAATTAACTTCAAAGCTGTGTAATTATTTGGCAGCATATTTGTTAATAGTTATGTTTGGCTTTCCTTAGGTTAAGACTACCTCCATGGCTAAAGACAGAGATTCCCATGGGGAAAAATTACAATAAACTGAAAAACACTTTGCGGAATTTAAACCTCCATACAGTAAGTTGTCAAAGTGTAAATTATTCCTCTTAACCAAAAGCCATGTTTCTACATTTAtacaacttaaaaattattaataaatatataaataatagcaaAGAAAGTAAATATGTTAAGTGATACATTACTACCAGGAATGGAAATATATTTAGAATCATTTTTCCTgcaaacaaaaagattttttgCCCTACAAGTTTGGAAACAaagctttgtttgttttatattgcaAATTAGATACATGTTTCAttggaaagaatataaaattaaatgtgaagCTATGTCACATACACAATGCCATATATAAAGCACGCTCTTTTACCTTTAACTGTTCAGTATAtattctttcagacttttttatTTGCACATATGAAGTATATACATtcataaagtttttaatttaaaaatgagagtttggccaggtatggtggctcacaccaataaTTCCAGcactcagaaggccgaggcaggaggatcacctgaggtcaggagttcaagaccagcctggccaacatggcgaaaccccgtctctactaaaaatacaaaaaaaaaaatttgctggactTGGTGGCgtcagcctgtagtcccagctactcggaaggctgaggcaggagaaacacttgagcccgggaggtggagattgcagtgagccataatggcactactgcactccagcctgcgacacagtgagactccatccttaaaaaaataaaaattcaagtctGTCCATTCTTATATAATTGTGTAAGGGAGTACACCTCTATAGGACATGCTCACCACACTCTAATTTTAATATAGAGTTTGGCAGTTTAAcagcccccccccctttttttttttaagacagggcattgctctgttgtccaggctagagcgCTGTGGCACaattgccttgacctcccaggctcaagtgatcctccctccttggccttctgagtagctgggagtatagatGCACattaccatgcctagctaacttttcgattttttgtagaggcggggtttcactatgttgccgagaCTGGTaccagattcctgggctcaagcaatcctcccgcctcagcctcccaaagtgctggaattacaggcgtgagccagcgcactTGGTCTTAACAGCATTTTTGAATAGTGGATGTCTTCAAAATATGTTGTAAACAATGAGTAGTTTAAAATGTCTAATCATAGTCACCAATTGTTTAGTTGGTGGATATTGTCAACCTAATGGTGTTCCATTTCCTTTTGTACACAGGTATGTGAGGAAGCTCGATGTCCCAATATTGGAGAGTGTTGGGGAGGTGGAGAATATGCCACTGCCACAGCCACGATCATGGTAgggccagcctcagcctctacAGCTTTAGTCTAGAAACTGAAAGGGAATATGTTCTGTCTTCCTAAAAATGTGCGTTATGTATCTCTGGTCAGAGTTTTCATTACATTtgcatttatgaaaaatattaagaaaaaaccTGATAGAATAATCCAACCTGTTGTGATTTCACTCTTCTCTGCATAAATCTGTTATTGGTTCTTTCATTTATGTGATAGTTAATCACGCGCTGCCTTGAGATACCTCTCCTATCAATTTTTGGAAACATTATTCATGATTGCTTaactttttatgtgttttctgtTTAATATATTCTACAAGAAGGAGCTGTGCTTTCTGTTTTCACATTCATGGAGACCTGCACATTGATCTGttacatattttatgtcttttaaaatcatcttttttgATTATTGAGTAGATAAAATGTATCttcataggccaggtgcagtggctgatgcctgtaatcccagcattttgggaggctgagtcaggcggatcatttgaacccaggagttcgagaccagctgtgcaacatagtaaaaccctgtccatacaaaaaaaagttttaaaaaattagctgggcatggtggcacttgcctgtatactcaactactggggaggctgaggtgggaggatcacttgagtccaagaagtcgaggctgcagtaagacatgatcatgccactgcatctcAGCCTagactacagagcaagaccctgtttcaaaaaaaaagtatcttataAACTGTAAGTTATAAAGAATAACAGAACAGACACCTTCATACCTCCAGTTTGAGATTAAAACATTAGCATTATCTTTGAATCCCCCTCTGTAGCCCCTAAACTGTATTTTAGAATCCCATTTttcagttgtgtttctattttgtttgaagaaatgggagtctcactctgtcacccaggctggagcgcagtggcacagtcatagctcactgcagcctcgaactctaggctcaggtgatcctcccatctcagcctccctgaaTACCTGAggctacaggtacatgccactacacccagctaatttttagagacagggtctcactgtgttgcccatgctggtctcaaactctgaacaatcctcccacctcagcctccagagtagctgggattataggagcaagccactgcaccctgctttgttttttaaatttaaattttgtgtcctttCCTGATCCCATCCCCTTTTCTCTTCCCTGAACACTATTCTTATTGCTGAAtttattatttccctttctttttagtTGTATCACATATGTTTGTGTTTCTTGACTATCATTTAGTTTCGAATGTTTCAAATTTCTTATAAACAGAAGCAAACTGAATGCATTCTTTGCAACTTGCTTTATTCTCTCAACATTATGTCCCTAAGGGTCATCTGTCTATTTGATTTAAATTGTAACATTTCTATTTTAGTTGATGGGTGACACATGTACAAGAGGTTGCAGATTTTGTTCTGTTAAGACTGCAAGAAATCCTCCTCCACTGGATGCCAGTGAGCCCTACAATACTGCAAAGGCAATTGCAGAATGGGGTCTGGATTATGTTGTCCTGACATCTGTGGATCGAGATGGTTAGTGTGTCATCGTGGCCTCTACCAGAAATTGGCTCTAAATGGTGACATCATCTTCAGCAGTGGATTCTTTTATTTCTAGATATGCCTGATGGGGGAGCTGAACACATTGCAAAGACTGTATCATATTTAAAGGAAAGGtacttatttttgcatttgtttgtgtaattTAAGGACCGTTTTGGACCCACATGAGTTCAGTTTAAGTTCTTTACCTTGAAGCAGGGATTATTCACTTTCTGGGGAGTTTCATAGTTTTCTGATAATTCACTGGAAATTATGTACACATTTCTTTGGAAAAAGCATATttgtatatacagatatatatttgCAGAGAATTTTAGGGGCTCAGTAACATGAACTTATCTATAGACCTTTAGCCCATAGAATCCCTCCCTCATATTAGAGCATTAGTCTAAactttgaataattttctttaaaaagtataaaccTGGTCTTCTtagtaatgatttctttttttttttgagacggagtctcattcttttgcccaggctggagtgcagtggtgccatttcactgcaacctccacctcctagttcaagcatttctcctgcctcggcctcccaagtagctgggattacaggcccatgccaccacgctcagctattttttgtacctttagtaagagacaggatttcaccatgttggccagaatgggtctcaaactcctgacctcaattgatccacccacctgagccaaaatgcaggattacaggcctgggccaccgcacccaacctgttttgttttgttttgttttgtttaagagacagtcttgctttgtcatctaggctggagtgcaatggcctggtcatagctcactgcagcctcaaacttctgggctcaagcagtccttctgcctcagcctcccaagtagctgggactgcaggtacacactaccatgcttggctaatttttttttcatttttttttttagagacagaatcttgctacattccccaggctcatctcaaactcctggcctcaagcaatactcctgcctcgccctcccgaagtcctgggattattcTAATTTTCTACAACTCAGTACTAGTTTGGCACCTAAGCACActtagtaaattttttaaatgattccctagtattttctgttttctatttactatagttcatttttgaaaaatctgtttGCAGCCCACTAAGTTTATTTTACAAGCTTCAATGGGTCTTAGCTTGCAGTTTAAAAAAGCAGTAGAAccaagcacagtggttcacgcctatagttctagcactttgggaggccaaagcaggaagattgcttgaggccagatgttcaagactagcctgggcaacatagggagatgctgtctctacaaaaaataaatttaaaaaaaaataggtggatgtggtagcatgcgcctgtagtcctacctgcttgggaggctgaggcagaaggattgtgtgagcctaggagttcaaagttacagtgagctatgatgcactgggcaacagagcaagaccccgtttttatttaaaaaaaaaaaaaaacagaattataggATATGTTCTTTGAACATCTCGTATGTTCATGATAAAGGTGTACATGTAGTCTTTTCTACATCTGTTCTTTCAGGGAACAACTCCAGACACTTTGCCAGTGGGTTTATGAAAAAGTTTGTCAGCTGTTTCAGTCATTTTTGCTGGTGTCAAAGGGAACAGCTCTGTGACCCAGTTCACATTATAATGCTTGGATGAATAGATATAACCACAACATAAATAGGAAGATTAATGTTTAGCTTCGTACTTCGTTTAACAAAGCTCATGACTCAGCAACccagaaaatagtttttaaaacccATAGTACTTGTGAAATATTTGCctagaggaaaggaggagagtatggtttgatgactttttaaagaaatcaaaatgaaagCAATCAAATAATATTCACATTTATATAAGAAATATCTCAATTTACTTTCCAAAGagtaaagttttatatttaatgttttaatatttcatattttagtttcttacaattatttactttttctaaaacCTACTCAAATTAGGTTTAAAAGTCTActatatataatttgaaattttattcagTTTGCCTACAGGTGTGTTTTAACCAATGTGTACATACTATTTAATATtccgcttttttttttcttataatggtTCCTGTATGAACATCTGTATGTTCATACTTTGCTTGGCGAAGTTCTAAAGGTTACTGTGTTGAAACATACTGAATGAGTACTGATAATTTCTATTTTGAGCAACAGGTATGTCAGTGCTTTCTCTCTGTTTGataattctcttttttccccctaggAATCCAAAAATCCTTGTGGAATGTCTTACTCCTGATTTTCGAGGTGATctcaaagcaatagaaaaagttGCTCTGTCAGGATTAGACGTGTATGCACATAATGTAGAAACAGTCCCAGAATTACAGAGGTGAATACGTGTACAAAGTAATGTTGGGAAGTTAGGTGGGTCAAAATATGCCATATATACTTACCTTTTCCAGGGGTGAACTTTGCCATCGACTTTTATAAAGTAAactctattcttttttgttttttaggaaaaCTCAGTCTATGTCTATtacataaaaatcagaaaatatcacCAACAAAAACAGCATAAATATCATCCATAGTAGTATTTCCATCCAGCAATATCAGTTACTTAGTGTTTATATTATAAACACTATATTTATACtgcataattgtatttttatatttataatatacttaatttttatattataaacattaaaGTGTTAATCATATTACTAACAGTTACTGTGTGTTTTAATACACATAAATAAtgaacatcttttctttcttttttttttaaataatatcagaCTGCAAATTTCAATGAGTTGTTtgtttccccctccccacaaaaaaGTTTTCGAAGGAGGGAAAAATTACACTAGAGCAATTGCTTTGGTTGTAATTCTAAAGAAAAGGCTTCAAAAATAtattcggctgggcgcggtggcacatgcctgtaatcccagctactcaggaggctgaggcaggagaagaatcgcttgaactcgggaggcgtaggttgcagtgagccaagatcgcgccattgcactccagcctgggcaacgagagcaaaactccatctagaaagagaaagaaagaaaaaaaaaatacatatatatatatgtatatacagcaCTAATATATGTAATGAATGATGCCGAAGAAAAACtcgtggctcacgcttgtaatcctagcactttgggaggccaaggcgggcgaattacctgaggtcgggagttcaagaccagcctggccaacatgatgaaaccccgtctctactaaatgcacaaaaaattagccaggtgtagtgacgcccatctataattccagctactctggaggctgaggcaggagaattgcttgaacctgggaggtacagGCTGTGGTAAACCAAGAtagtgatagtgccactgcactccagcctgggcaacagagcgagacttcttcaaaaaaaaaaagaaaaaaaagaaaaactcggccgggcgcggtggctcaaccctgtaatcccagcactttgggaggcggagacgggcggatcactaggtcaggagatcaagaccatcctggcgaacacggtgaaaccccgtctctactaaaaaatacaaaaaacttaggcaggcgaggtggcgggcgcctgtagtcccagctacttgggaggctgaggcaggagagtggcctAAACCCAGggtggagcgtgcagtgagctgtgatcccgtcactgcactccagcctgggcgacagagcgagactctgtctcaaaaaaaaaaaagaaaaactcatatcATTCagatgtacttttttaaaaaagtagacaCTATGCTTTCTTACTCCTAATAATTTCAGTAATTAAGAGTAATTATTGGCAAGTAACACTGATGTAAAAAGTAAGGATTATTATCCACATCCattcaaattttagaaaaatgaacattttaagcTTCAGGCAAGAttaatatcattttttctttaatttagcaTTTAGCAGTGATTTTATTAGCTTCTACATATGATCTGTGTCATAGAACCTGAAATAAGTTAAAGTAAACAATAACCATCATTTTCACTAAATTATAAACAGTAGAGACCGTAACTTAATTTCAGTGGAGAAATTCTGTTAAAAAGTAATTTCTGTATTGTCAGTTTCAGTTATATTTAAATTcataaatttgtttctttcctgttAACTAGTGTCTGATGAAAAacaattacagaaaataaagCTGCATTAGAATTGAAATGAAATCCGGTTTAACATCAGAAGCTTTCTGGCCTTTTGGCTTAAATGATAAGTCATTTAAGCCACGGTACACAGCCTGTTGCAACCTTGTCATGATACCACCACCAGTGGGTGCCAGTTCCCTGGTTTCACTTAAGAAACATGATCCTTTCCAGTGAAAATTCCAGAATCATGCATTTCTTTACCTAAGAGGTGGCAGTGTTGTGTACTTACCAGCAGAGGGCAGCTTAGtcttcagaaaagaaatgaacatgaaAGTTTCAACCCTGTGACGTGGGttcagcttatttttttctttgttcagcATAGAGactctcttctgcttttttttcctttctctcctaatTTTTTGCTTCGGAATTCTGGTTTCTCAATGCATCAACTGAAGTAATTTCTTCCATTGTACTTTTCTCTGCCCCAGGCTTGAGGCAGAGCTAGGGAGCCCAGTGAGGCCTTTTCTTTCCTAAATTAACAGTTAGGCATTTGTGCATAAGTGCTACCTTTCAACTATGTGGTTTAAGATAATGTGCAGAATGTACTTCTCTGGTCTTTCAGGTTGCTTGCGTAACTATGTACTTGGTTGAACTTGTAATTCTTGCTGACAACAGTCCTGCTGTTTTCCAGTAAGG
This portion of the Rhinopithecus roxellana isolate Shanxi Qingling chromosome 2, ASM756505v1, whole genome shotgun sequence genome encodes:
- the LIAS gene encoding lipoyl synthase, mitochondrial isoform X1, translated to MSLRCGDAARTLGPRVFGRYLCSPVRPLSSLPDKKKELLQNGPGLQDFVSGDLADRSTWDEYKGNLKRQKGERLRLPPWLKTEIPMGKNYNKLKNTLRNLNLHTVCEEARCPNIGECWGGGEYATATATIMLMGDTCTRGCRFCSVKTARNPPPLDASEPYNTAKAIAEWGLDYVVLTSVDRDDMPDGGAEHIAKTVSYLKERNPKILVECLTPDFRGDLKAIEKVALSGLDVYAHNVETVPELQSKVRDPRANFDQSLRVLKHAKKVQPDVISKTSIMLGLGENDEQVYATMKALREADVDCLTLGQYMQPTRRHLKVEEYITPEKFQYWEKVGNELGFHYTASGPLVRSSYKAGEFFLKNLVAKRKTKTL
- the LIAS gene encoding lipoyl synthase, mitochondrial isoform X2, which codes for MSLRCGDAARTLGPRVFGRYLCSPVRPLSSLPDKKKELLQNGPGLQDFVSGDLADRSTWDEYKGNLKRQKGERLRLPPWLKTEIPMGKNYNKLKNTLRNLNLHTVCEEARCPNIGECWGGGEYATATATIMLMGDTCTRGCRFCSVKTARNPPPLDASEPYNTAKAIAEWGLDYVVLTSVDRDDMPDGGAEHIAKTVSYLKESKVRDPRANFDQSLRVLKHAKKVQPDVISKTSIMLGLGENDEQVYATMKALREADVDCLTLGQYMQPTRRHLKVEEYITPEKFQYWEKVGNELGFHYTASGPLVRSSYKAGEFFLKNLVAKRKTKTL
- the LIAS gene encoding lipoyl synthase, mitochondrial isoform X3 encodes the protein MSLRCGDAARTLGPRVFGRYLCSPVRPLSSLPDKKKELLQNGPGLQDFVSGDLADRSTWDEYKGNLKRQKGERYVRKLDVPILESVGEVENMPLPQPRSWNPKILVECLTPDFRGDLKAIEKVALSGLDVYAHNVETVPELQSKVRDPRANFDQSLRVLKHAKKVQPDVISKTSIMLGLGENDEQVYATMKALREADVDCLTLGQYMQPTRRHLKVEEYITPEKFQYWEKVGNELGFHYTASGPLVRSSYKAGEFFLKNLVAKRKTKTL